The DNA window cactgGTGTTTTGACTTGTAAGtccttttaaatactttaatctGTATTTCTAAGCCGCCGTGTAGGCGATACGCGTCACCCTCAGAGGTAGTTGGGACGCGACATACAACAAAGCACTCCCATGCCTTTGTAAAGAGATCCTCTTCGTTTATTCCTCCATAGGCCGTTAACGTCGTCGCCTTTAAGCGCCACGCTAGTCTCTGTAACAAAAGTTAGAATATACGGGCAGCAATTCAAGCAAGCTACAATAAATTACACGGTAGATTACATACATGATTTATCATTATAGATTGCCTTGAGGCAGAGATGCGGTGCTGGAAAATATCTTATATAGAGCGAGGGTATGTacattctataaatataatgtgAGTGGAACGTTTTTGGCAAATAAGTTTatcaaaatagaaataaaaactagTTGATATTAggaaaggaaaagaaaaaaaataatataaagtcgAAATCCGAACGCATAAATTTGTCCTGTTTAATATAGCTTAAACCTAATAGAAATGCTGAAATATGGAAATTTACTGCGTGAGGTAAATTAAATGTTTCATATTTTCCTTGGTGTGTTTCTAATATCTGTGGAGAATATCACAACCTATACAAAGCTCATAATCCTCGCATGTAAATGGAGGATTTGCTTTACTTATATGATCTGTGAACTATGCTATGGAATCGATTGCGTAatgtagtgtttatatcctctttgcaaTCTTATTAAGTGTTCCATCGTTATGGTCTAAATCCAAAATCTTTTTctgcttatttttcttttttgggtttttaggtgtgccaaatcagcACATTGTACTTCACTAATATCAAGTGTATGGATTATTGCGTGGATCATTATCGTAAGGTAGAAAGTTTATCTAATGAATgtgctaattattttattttctatggcATCTATCCCACTTGAGCtagtattttttctttaaaattagcTTCCATTAAATTAACtacctaaaataatttaaaatctagcaactttatttatttaggatttttgcttttttaatcTTCGCCGATAAGGCCGGgaagtgttattttattcaaactcgCGCAGCTTTTTTAGAATGTGCAAATGAAGCCCTTTCATATGATATTCAATTTGAACGAGATATCcaagtaaaatatttcatcGTCTCTATTTGAGGCCCTTTtgcaatgaatataaaatactaagcggtgatagcctagtggttctgCCTCCCTTATGGAGGATCGAGTTCGGCacgcatttttaattttcagcaatttataacattacctccttcgacggtgaaggaaaatatcatgaaGAAAGCGGTATTAGAGTTctccatgttctcaaaggcgtctgaaGTTTTTTAATGCGCACTTGGCTTGCGTAGTAGAGAGTACagcctaagcccttcttatCGTGAGAGAagtcccgtgccctgcagtgggccggtaatgcatTAATAATGATATGAgggtgataaaatatattttttttttttttaaattggacgttagacaatcatttacaaaattcaaatgGAACTCAATGGAACTTTGGTCTCAATAAAATTATCTTACCTAGATGATTAAGGTTTTCGTGTTGTGGTAGGTACTCTTGTATGTCGTTGACGATTCTTGTGATTTCCTGCGTATCCTTGGCGATACTGCACAGCTCCTCCTGATTGAAGTCAGGCGTGATCTGCTTGCACAACAATATCTGACTAATCACGTTGCCGAAGTTCGACGGGCCAGCGCGATTTTctgtgtaaaatataatttttgttattggTACTTCAATAGCAACAGTTATTAGAAATTTAACAGCAAAACTTACGTGGATTAAATCAAAGATAGTAtatgatttttgtttatttttaatattttacacacGCTCACACAGACAAGTGtaaatgttatattaaggtGTAACAATTAGTTAGGGCTTACAATACTGAAATATGTTTTACTAGAAATGAAAACtatttatctatacatataGTGAATAAGAGCTACTTTTTATAACTGGaatcgtagtgtttttttttaaatgaccttATATCTAATACGTATTAATTTTTCTTAGATTTGGACAGTAAAAATTGGACACGTACAAACGTGTCTGCCATAAACATTTTGAGTACAGAATTGTAACTTTCAAGTTTGGCTATGTATTGCtgctattaattatattatttataattatatacgcTTATAATAGTGCTATATTTTCCAAGGGAGACACTGTAGGTAAAAATGACAGAACCAGCTTTCGACCTGCCAGTTTAGTCTAGATTACAAATTTGAGTACAGCAGATTATAGggccaataaatatttataatctgtGAAACACTTCAGTGAGCACTAGGTTAGAAAAAAGTTAGTTAATTCTTGAAATaacttatttcaataattacaaaatctttaagaaattaataaacagaagcttatttttaatttaccataGTATGAAGTCATGTCCATAGGCACGAGCTGAACAAGACGGTGGCACTTTGCAAGCTCTCGGAGGAGTAGTTGGGACATAAAGTACAGCAACACCAGTTGAGGCTGGTCTGCGCACCCTTCGCCTGCTGGtctgaatagaaaaaaatataagtgaGCAAAGGTAAAGtatcatctatctatctatatatataaaagagaaagtgtgtgggtatgttccgtatagactccgaaacggctggaccgatttcaatgaaactttcagggaatcttcggattgacctggcgagtaatcctgtaaagtttggtgacgatcggagcactcctatttttgaactgtcaaatacagcttttatttactatgatgatattctattgttgtgtgtacatgggtgtagataatgatcttcacccgctcgagaagagaatagaagagaatgaatacggagagaaataaatggttttatatattatgagacttaaattaaaaatttaatgatgtaagtttattgtttaaataaaataaagcaaaatctagcccggcgaagcgggctgggtacgctagtgatAAAAGGCACTAAAAGGCGAACTGCGAATCAGAATTGTCATGCTTTCGCCTTAACATAAGACGTGGGATAGCGTCGGAATTTAGAAGCAGTGTTTTTTAATGCTTCGATATTTAAGGTAATAGCAAAAACTCCATGAATATTCCGACTTTATGTCATGTTTATCTGTAAGACCGTAAGGCCCTAAATAAATACTGAACGTCACGATAGAAATGgcaattttcttttattgtttgtGTCCGAATAAGGTTTTTAgggaaagaaaaatttaatctaatctagtaaattaatattttatgggatgaagtgttgctttgtatAGTTTTTCTATTTATTCAAGATCCTAAACCAATAATTTGGACAGACAAAGTTCTCAACAAGTTCGTTAATATTGATTtagtgtaataaatattaaaataatgaagaaatatctatattaatattataaaggtgagAAAGGCTGTTTATTGACGAAAATTAGAGATCAACGACTCATATTACATCCAGAGTGAGTCCAAGGGCGGGGGTCCATAGGAAAGGCGGAGGCTTACTAACAGGAGCGGTgggcaattaaaataattatctcgTATTCGTGTTTGCACTGTTATTTTAGTCTCTTATTTCTTTTTTCCTGCCTTTTCTTGTCACTTAGGATTGGCTCCTGTATTGGACACGGAGGTTTTGTTAATTTGTGTACTTTTTAGCCGATGCCACCTGATATATAGATTGTAGGTAACCTTGATGGTCAGAAATCAAAACAGTTTCACAAgtcaaatacaataatattacatacaatTAATAGAGCAATTAACTTCAAAAGCTAAAAGGCACAATTTGGCAGCCTCATCGTTACATAGTGACCTCTTCCGGGGAACTAATTAAGCCGTAAAaattta is part of the Pararge aegeria chromosome 2, ilParAegt1.1, whole genome shotgun sequence genome and encodes:
- the LOC120632134 gene encoding uncharacterized protein LOC120632134 isoform X2, producing MAGPIRHLSTYHHEPPEPNATSLITDINVQLALFRDLLIHIGQPHDSPELRERVRRLRRTCVEATKQTSQLVLPACKKPAGEGCADQPQLVLLYFMSQLLLRELAKCHRLVQLVPMDMTSYYENRAGPSNFGNVISQILLCKQITPDFNQEELCSIAKDTQEITRIVNDIQEYLPQHENLNHLETSVALKGDDVNGLWRNKRRGSLYKGMGVLCCMSRPNYL
- the LOC120632134 gene encoding syntaxin-23-like isoform X1 — its product is MLPVPQDRMSGRRSSSIVSRTLLGRRASVYVTSNQQDPAKLITDINVQLALFRDLLIHIGQPHDSPELRERVRRLRRTCVEATKQTSQLVLPACKKPAGEGCADQPQLVLLYFMSQLLLRELAKCHRLVQLVPMDMTSYYENRAGPSNFGNVISQILLCKQITPDFNQEELCSIAKDTQEITRIVNDIQEYLPQHENLNHLETSVALKGDDVNGLWRNKRRGSLYKGMGVLCCMSRPNYL